In Musa acuminata AAA Group cultivar baxijiao chromosome BXJ2-3, Cavendish_Baxijiao_AAA, whole genome shotgun sequence, the following proteins share a genomic window:
- the LOC103978772 gene encoding uncharacterized protein LOC103978772, which translates to MASASLTSLLLPPASGSLLRSPDRRVRRQAAIKCKAKDAGSSSGGGGGGLEIAVAAGGLLSCPVIGVSLYTLKTTGCGLPPGPGGSFGAAEGVSYLVVAGIVGWSLYTKTKTGSGLPAGPYGLLGAAEGLSYLAALAVIVVFGLQFLERGYIPGPLPGDQCFG; encoded by the coding sequence ATGGCGTCTGCGTCTCTCACGAGCCTGCTCCTCCCGCCTGCTTCCGGGTCCCTGCTTCGCTCGCCTGACCGTCGCGTGCGGCGGCAGGCGGCCATCAAGTGCAAGGCGAAGGACGCcgggagcagcagcggcggcgggggcGGGGGTCTCGAGATCGCGGTGGCGGCGGGCGGCCTGCTGTCGTGCCCGGTGATCGGAGTCTCCCTGTACACGCTGAAGACCACGGGCTGCGGGCTGCCGCCGGGTCCCGGCGGGTCGTTCGGGGCGGCGGAGGGGGTGAGCTACCTGGTGGTGGCGGGCATCGTGGGGTGGTCGCTCTACACCAAGACCAAGACCGGGTCGGGACTGCCCGCGGGGCCGTACGGCCTCCTGGGGGCCGCTGAGGGTCTCTCCTACCTCGCCGCGCTCGCCGTCATCGTCGTCTTCGGCTTGCAGTTCTTGGAGCGAGGGTACATTCCCGGACCTCTCCCCGGTGACCAGTGCTTTGGGTGA